Proteins from a single region of Apium graveolens cultivar Ventura chromosome 7, ASM990537v1, whole genome shotgun sequence:
- the LOC141672037 gene encoding uncharacterized protein LOC141672037: MALNPSKILYDMDSEDEQWISKNGKTLQSQETCCIVITDGIFEKCMDMLEKFAYAQQRNHFTVTELEILMVGVVPSEVIIAIYHHWQQKRKRTGIPLIRHLQPPSWERYHVKLQEWNRLTTEGKSIAECGDKVKAPNVEKPVMFAFCLKPRGLKVPKNGSKCRSQKKLHDSGHRHANIGEQGGVHTSVREEMASNHRPGKRNRVQQQDMEFPDWPSKKRHLSDFYPGRRNVSVQDYYELRMREASGAAKRASCIAVLKREKAERLCSKADFAIGAAASALMVASAMKASYYRTN; the protein is encoded by the exons ATGGCTCTGAATCCATCGAAGATTTTATATGACATGGATAGTGAAGATGAACAATGGATTTCAAAAAATGGAAAAACTCTCCAATCCCAGGAGACTTGTTGCATTGTAATTACTGATGGTATTTTTGAAAAATGTATGGACATGTTAGAAAAGTTTGCATATGCTCAACAGCGTAATCACTTTACTGTCACTGAACTAGAAATTCTCATGGTTGGGGTTGTGCCGAGTGAAGTGATTATTGCCATCTACCATCATTGGCAGCAGAAGAGGAAGAGAACAGGGATTCCGTTGATCAGGCACCTGCAG CCTCCATCTTGGGAGAGGTACCATGTGAAATTACAAGAGTGGAATCGGTTAACGACCGAAGGCAAAAGCATTGCTGAGTGTGGAGACAAGGTGAAGGCACCAAATGTGGAGAAACCAGTCATGTTCGCGTTCTGTCTAAAGCCACGTGGTCTGAAAGTGCCTAAAAATGGTTCAAAGTGCAGATCACAGAAGAAACTTCACGACTCTGGGCATAGGCATGCTAACATAGGAGAGCAGGGTGGTGTTCATACTTCTG TTCGAGAAGAGATGGCTTCAAACCATAGACCAGGAAAGAGAAATCGGGTGCAGCAGCAGGATATGGAGTTCCCTGATTGGCCAAGCAAGAAGCGTCACCTATCTGATTTTTACCCAGGGAGACGGAATGTGAGCGTGCAAGATTATTATGAGCTCAGAATGCGTGAAGCATCAGGTGCAGCAAAGCGAGCTTCTTGCATTGCAGTGTTAAAAAGGGAAAAAGCAGAGAGATTGTGTTCCAAAGCAGATTTTGCTATTGGCGCAGCAGCTTCTGCTCTTATGGTTGCTAGTGCCATGAAAGCCTCCTACTACCGGACTAATTGA